A portion of the Saccharomyces paradoxus chromosome XV, complete sequence genome contains these proteins:
- a CDS encoding uncharacterized protein (similar to YOR289W), with translation MEGAKASSPFAFYAFYQLYSHLNLGKTITLSLEDITKKLYPGFKIDYNEKTSLFITWKKKSNKHHKVDSDQENYILRGCIGTFAKMPIAHGIEKYSLIAALEDRRFSPIQKRELTDLKCSCNILGSFKTIFQGGNNPNGDIFNWELGKHGIELYFKHPKTGSTCSATFLPDVMTEQHWNKEDTFVNLIEKAGYWGNISEVMDNFETYFIEVIRYEGKKSSITFDEFKKQLKDIETGK, from the coding sequence ATGGAGGGTGCTAAGGCTTCATCGCCATTTGCGTTTTACGCATTTTATCAACTATATTCACATTTGAATCTGGGGAAGACGATCACTCTTTCTTTAGAAGATATCACAAAAAAGTTATACCCCGGCTTTAAAATAGATTACAATGAGAAAACTTCTTTGTTCATAacttggaagaaaaaatctaaTAAACATCATAAAGTTGACTCTGATCAGGAGAATTATATACTTAGAGGATGTATCGGTACATTTGCCAAAATGCCCATTGCACATGGTATCGAGAAGTATTCCTTGATTGCGGCTTTAGAAGATAGGAGATTTTCTCCGATCCAAAAAAGGGAATTGACAGACTTGAAATGTAGCTGCAACATTTTGGGCAGCTTCAAAACTATCTTTCAAGGTGGTAATAATCCAAACGGGGACATTTTCAATTGGGAGCTTGGAAAGCACGGTATTGAGCTGTATTTCAAGCACCCCAAAACAGGCTCCACATGTAGCGCGACCTTTTTACCTGATGTTATGACTGAGCAACATTGGAATAAAGAAGATACTTTTGTCAATTTAATAGAGAAGGCGGGCTACTGGGGAAATATCAGTGAAGTAATGGATAATTTTGAGACTTACTTTATTGAAGTGATAAGGTACGAAGGCAAGAAAAGTTCAATTACTTTTGACGAGTTCAAAAAGCAGCTAAAAGATATAGAGACTGGGAAATAA
- the RDL2 gene encoding thiosulfate sulfurtransferase RDL2 (Protein with rhodanese activity~similar to YOR286W), producing the protein MFKHSTAILSRTISARSPKLILRTFTTKVPKIYTFEQVKNLVEHPNDKKLLVDVREPKEVKDYKMPTTINIPVNSAPGALGLPEKEFHKVFQFDKPPQDRELIFLCAKGVRAKTAEELARSYGYENTGIYPGSITEWLAKGGADVKPKK; encoded by the coding sequence ATGTTTAAACACAGCACAGCTATTCTCTCGAGGACAATCTCAGCAAGATCTCCTAAATTAATCCTGAGAACGTTTACAACAAAGGTCCCAAAGATCTATACTTTTGAACAGGTCAAGAACCTAGTAGAACACCCTAATGATAAGAAGCTATTAGTAGATGTGAGGGAACCCAAGGAAGTAAAGGATTACAAGATGCCAACGACAATAAATATTCCGGTAAATAGTGCTCCTGGCGCTCTTGGATTGCCCGAAAAGGAGTTCCACAAAGTTTTTCAGTTCGATAAACCTCCTCAGGATAGGGAAttgattttcctttgtgCAAAGGGGGTAAGAGCCAAGACTGCTGAAGAGTTGGCTCGATCATATGGGTACGAAAACACCGGTATTTATCCTGGTTCCATTACTGAATGGCTAGCTAAAGGTGGTGCTGATGTCAAGCCCAAAAAATAG
- the PLP2 gene encoding Plp2p (Protein that interacts with the CCT complex to stimulate actin folding~similar to YOR281C), whose amino-acid sequence MQNEPMFQVQVDESEDSEWNDILRAKGVIPERAPSPTAKLEEALEEAIAKQHENRLEDKDLSDLEELEDDEDEDFLEAYKMKRLNEIRKLQERSKFGEVFHINKPEYNKEVTLASQGKKYEGPQTDDDSEEDDNGVYVFVHLSLQSKLQSRILSHLFQSAASKFREIKFVEIPANRAIENYPESNCPTLIVYYRGEVIKNMITLLELGGNNSKMKDFEDFMVKVGAVAEKDNRLIMNRDDEESREERKMHFAEKKSIRSGIRGKFNVGIGNNEDDNINDDDDGFFD is encoded by the coding sequence ATGCAAAATGAACCAATGTTTCAGGTCCAGGTGGACGAGTCCGAAGACAGTGAATGGAATGATATCTTAAGAGCTAAAGGTGTAATACCAGAACGTGCACCTTCGCCCACTGCAAAGTTAGAAGAGGCATTAGAAGAGGCAATTGCAAAGCAGCACGAAAATAGACTGGAAGATAAAGACTTATCCGATTTGGAAGAActagaagatgatgaagatgaggatTTCTTAGAGGCTTATAAGATGAAAAGATTAAATGAAATTCGCAAATTACAGGAACGTTCCAAATTTGGAGAAGTTTTCCACATTAATAAACCTGAATACAACAAAGAGGTTACTTTAGCCAGTCAGGGAAAGAAATATGAAGGTCCACAAACCGATGACGATAGCGAAGAGGATGACAACGGTGTCTACGTATTCGTTCATCTCTCGCTTCAAAGTAAACTACAAAGCAGGATCCTTTCACACCTTTTCCAGTCGGCTGCATCCAAATTCagagaaataaaatttgTAGAAATACCTGCCAATAGAGCAATTGAAAACTACCCAGAATCCAATTGTCCGACATTAATCGTATATTACCGGGGTGAAGTAATCAAAAACATGATAACATTACTAGAACTGGGTGGTAATAATTCCAAAATGAAAGATTTCGAAGACTTTATGGTAAAAGTCGGTGCTGTGGCGGAGAAGGACAATAGATTGATAATGAACCGagacgatgaagaatcaagggaagaaagaaaaatgcattttgctgaaaaaaaatcaatcaGGTCAGGAATCAGAGGAAAGTTTAACGTTGGCATAGGTAACAATGAGGATGATAACattaatgatgatgatgatggtttTTTTGACTAA
- the RRP36 gene encoding rRNA-processing protein RRP36 (Component of 90S preribosomes~similar to YOR287C), giving the protein MSYYFKNLKPDLNSDAEEDEENLLETIMTNRSKREIEEQESSDDELKTLSFGSLKKAETLMDGEDSKDTKSVHDKPIATIYKEGSFDENNDSEDRSDEDPGFFEEDSEDESRHGQKVSKKKSKHAPVEQSSKKRVPRVRNIPGLEIPRNKRSNLYQDIRFDKSTGKALDSSVIRKRYQFLDEYREKEIEELQKLLQDRKFLSKIDHTDREEMEQRLKSMKSRLQSMKNKDLEREILKEYENDMNKNNSSRYHLKKSEKRKVVQKWKFDHMKTKQREKVMERKRKKRLGKEFKQFEFHNRR; this is encoded by the coding sequence ATGTCATACTACTTTAAAAATCTGAAGCCAGACTTGAATTCTGAtgcagaagaagatgaggagAACTTATTGGAGACCATAATGACGAATAGAAGTAAGCgagaaattgaagaacaagaatcAAGCGATGACGAGTTGAAAACCTTGTCTTTTggttctttgaagaaggcCGAGACACTAATGGATGGAGAAGATTCGAAGGATACGAAATCCGTTCACGATAAACCGATCGCAACTATTTACAAAGAAGGTagttttgatgaaaataacGACAGCGAGGACAGATCAGACGAAGATCCcggattttttgaagaagatagTGAGGATGAGAGTCGTCACGGCCAAAAGgtatcaaaaaagaagagcaaaCACGCCCCAGTGGAACAGTCATCCAAGAAAAGGGTACCACGAGTCCGAAATATTCCAGGGCTTGAAATACCGAGAAATAAAAGGTCTAATCTGTATCAGGACATTAGATTTGATAAGTCCACAGGTAAGGCCCTTGATAGTTCTGTAATAAGAAAGCGTTACCAATTCTTGGACGAATACagagaaaaggaaattgaagaaCTGCAGAAACTGTTACAAGATAGAAAATTTCTATCAAAAATAGACCATACAGACCGTGAAGAAATGGAACAAAGATTGAAGAGTATGAAATCGAGGCTGCAATCgatgaagaacaaagaTCTCGAGCGTGAAATTCTCAAGGAATACGAAAATGAtatgaacaaaaataatagtTCAAGAtaccatttgaaaaagtctGAGAAACGTAAGGTGGTACAAAAGTGGAAGTTTGATCATATGAAGACCAAGCAACGTGAAAAGGTCAtggaaaggaaaaggaagaagaggttGGGTAAAGAGTTTaaacaatttgaatttcataATCGTAGGTAA
- the HUA2 gene encoding Hua2p (similar to YOR284W): MTLTFHGRKCGHVPSVTKLGNLYIREAMQQSRFGKICSDYDLTVDCSEDDVIENDRIILGYKRRLLMIENQMQHLLEDFSLDIQQIEPILVDLQRYYDKFLQLLQKRNKSLHCKNFTHQSGPTSVNSHTSTDAKVNLSGKLMNFQLNSGQKFAEENILRILQNSMDFKHYFQIDKGKKQKVLLLAVYQCLNGPARLHKVLNIDGIIHNNSIRTILGKQVYSSKWMVFLYDVKLVLLAHRQDVPNLETSKMIVRYDDLFPCALYFKDHAAY; the protein is encoded by the coding sequence ATGACTTTAACATTCCATGGCAGAAAATGTGGACATGTTCCGTCGGTGACAAAGTTGGGTAATTTATATATCCGCGAGGCTATGCAACAATCAAGGTTTGGTAAGATATGCTCGGACTACGATTTGACAGTTGATTGTTCGGAAGATGATGTTATCGAAAACGATCGCATTATATTGGGCTATAAAAGGAGATTGTTAAtgattgaaaatcaaatgCAACATCTTTTGGAAGATTTCAGTTTGGATATTCAGCAGATTGAACCCATTCTCGTGGATTTACAGAGATACTACGACAAATTTCTACAACTTTTACAGAAACGGAATAAATCATTGCATTGTAAGAATTTTACTCACCAGTCTGGTCCCACCTCTGTAAATAGCCACACATCAACAGATGCAAAAGTTAATTTGAGTGGAAAACTTATGAATTTTCAGCTAAATAGTGGACAAAAATTCGCCGAAGAGAATATACTAAGGATCCTGCAAAATAGCATGGACTTTAAACACTACTTCCAGATCGATAAGGgtaaaaagcaaaaggtGTTATTGCTCGCCGTATACCAATGCCTCAATGGGCCAGCGCGTTTGCATAAAGTGCTTAATATCGATGGAATCATACATAATAACAGTATCAGAACCATACTGGGCAAACAAGTATACAGCTCTAAATGGATGGTGTTTCTGTATGATGTAAAACTAGTTTTGTTAGCACATAGGCAAGATGTTCCGAACTTGGAAACTAGCAAGATGATTGTCAGATATGATGATTTATTTCCTTGTGCATTGTACTTCAAAGATCATGCAGCATACTAA
- the RDL1 gene encoding thiosulfate sulfurtransferase RDL1 (Thiosulfate sulfurtransferase~similar to YOR285W), producing MWKAVLNAWNGTENQSENASNIQSYNFEDMKRIVEKHDSNVVLVDVREPSEYSIVHIPASINVPYRSHPDAFTLGPLEFEKQIGIPKPDSSKELIFYCASGKRGEEAQKVAYSHGYSNTSLYPGSMNDWIAHGGDKLDL from the coding sequence atgtgGAAGGCTGTCTTGAATGCATGGAACGGAACCGAGAACCAAAGCGAGAATGCTTCAAATATTCAATCGtataattttgaagacaTGAAGAGAATCGTTGAAAAGCATGACTCCAACGTGGTTTTGGTAGATGTTAGAGAACCATCTGAGTACTCAATTGTTCATATCCCTGCTTCTATCAATGTGCCATATAGATCGCATCCCGACGCGTTTACTTTAGGTCCTCTCGAATTTGAGAAACAAATTGGTATCCCAAAACCTGACAGTTCAAAGGAGCTGATATTTTACTGTGCTTCTGGTAAACGCGGGGAAGAAGCTCAAAAAGTCGCTTACTCACATGGATATTCGAACACATCTCTATATCCTGGCTCTATGAATGATTGGATTGCACACGGGGGTGATAAACTTGATTTATAA
- a CDS encoding phosphoglycerate mutase (Phosphatase with a broad substrate specificity~similar to YOR283W), whose amino-acid sequence MTKEVPYYCDNDDNNIIRLFIIRHGQTEHNVKKILQGHKDTSINPTGEEQAAKLGHYLRSRGIHFDKVVSSDLKRCRQTTALVLKHSKQEDVPTSYTPGLRERYMGVIEGMQITEAEKYADKHGEGSFRNFGEKSEDFVVRLTGCVEEEVAEASNEGVKNLALVSHGGAIRMILQWLKYENHHAHKIIVFNTSVTVVDYVKDSKQFIVRRVGNTQHLGDGEFVVSDLRLR is encoded by the coding sequence ATGACTAAGGAAGTACCATATTATTGcgataatgatgataacaACATCATTAGATTATTCATTATTAGGCATGGACAAACAGAACACAatgtaaagaaaattttgcaaGGCCACAAAGATACCTCGATCAACCCTACTGGAGAGGAACAAGCCGCTAAATTGGGGCACTACTTGCGTTCAAGAGGTATTCATTTTGATAAGGTTGTCAGTAGTGATTTGAAAAGGTGTAGGCAAACTACGGCTTTAGTTTTAAAACATTCCAAGCAAGAGGATGTGCCTACTTCCTATACTCCGGGGTTGAGGGAGCGTTATATGGGTGTTATTGAAGGTATGCAGATTACTGAGGCTGAAAAGTACGCTGATAAACATGGCGAGGGCTCCTTCAGAAATTTTGGCGAAAAAAGCGAAGATTTTGTTGTTAGGCTAACTGGATGCGTTGAAGAGGAAGTTGCTGAAGCATCCAATGAAGGTGTGAAGAATCTAGCCCTAGTGAGTCATGGAGGTGCTATTAGAATGATTTTGCAATGGTTGAAGTATGAAAACCACCACGCTCATAAGATCATTGTCTTCAACACCTCTGTCACTGTAGTTGATTACGTCAAGGATTCCAAGCAGTTCATTGTGAGACGTGTCGGAAACACCCAACATCTTGGTGATGGCGAATTTGTCGTCAGTGACTTAAGACTACGTTAG
- the MPD1 gene encoding protein disulfide isomerase MPD1 (Member of the protein disulfide isomerase (PDI) family~similar to YOR288C): MLFFNTIRLLLGLFIMNRVKAQNFYDSDPHISELTPKSFDKAIHNTNYTSLVEFYAPWCGHCKKLSSTFRKAAKRLDGVVQVAAVNCDLNKNKALCAKYDVNGFPTLMVFRPPKLDLSKPMDNAKNSFSGHANEVYSGARTLAPIVDFSLSRVRSYVKKFVRIDTLGSLLKKSPRLSVVLFSRQDKISPVYKSIALDWLGKFDFYSISNKKLKKLTDISPTYEETPEIFKYLQKVIPDQRKSDKSKLVVFDADNDKFWEYEGNSINKNGISKFFQDTFSISPNEGPFSRRSEYIDFLKTGKKPIKRNYSSSGNKHDEL; the protein is encoded by the coding sequence atgttattttttaatacTATTAGGCTGCTTTTGGGGCTTTTTATTATGAATAGAGTGAAGGCGCAAAACTTTTACGATTCCGATCCTCACATATCAGAATTAACGCCAAAAAGCTTCGATAAAGCGATCCATAACACAAATTATACATCATTAGTAGAATTTTATGCTCCGTGGTGTGGTCACTGTAAGAAGCTATCAAGTACTTTCCGCAAGGCAGCGAAGAGATTGGATGGTGTAGTTCAAGTTGCTGCTGTAAACTGTGACCTTAACAAGAATAAGGCTTTGTGTGCTAAATACGATGTAAACGGGTTCCCTACGTTAATGGTATTTAGGCCTCCAAAACTAGACTTATCTAAGCCTATGGATAACGCCAAAAACAGTTTCAGTGGCCATGCCAATGAAGTGTACTCAGGGGCAAGAACGCTCGCTCCTATTGTCGATTTTTCTCTCTCAAGAGTAAGGTCATATGTCAAAAAGTTTGTCCGTATAGATACACTTGGTTCTCTACTTAAAAAGTCTCCCAGACTTTCAGTGGTATTATTTTCAAGACAAGACAAAATTTCACCAGTTTATAAAAGCATTGCCCTTGATTGGTTAGGGAAGTTTGATTTCTATTCAATCTCAAATAAGAAGCTCAAGAAACTAACTGATATTAGTCCAACATACGAGGAAACTCCCGagattttcaaatatttgcaGAAAGTCATTCCTGATCAGCGGAAGAGCGATAAGAGTAAGCTTGTTGTTTTTGACGCAGACAATGATAAATTTTGGGAGTACGAAGGGAACTCaatcaacaaaaatggtatttCGAAGTTTTTTCAAGACACTTTTAGTATTTCACCCAATGAAGGTCCGTTTAGTAGGCGTTCTGAGTATATTGATTTCTTAAAAACTGGTAAAAAGCCAATTAAAAGGAATTATTCCTCGTCAGGGAACAAGCACGACGAATTGTAA